The following coding sequences are from one Collimonas arenae window:
- the soxR gene encoding redox-sensitive transcriptional activator SoxR, giving the protein MSDKMITIGELAKRSGVAASALRFYEDAGLLHSTRTTGRQRQFSRDVLRRVGFIRVAQSIGLRLEEIRAALSTLPENRTPTKQDWERLSRSWRPLLQQRIDALTALRDQLSSCIGCGCLSLQKCALYNPEDIAQTRGNGPRYLLGNSAEELMAGRSLNESD; this is encoded by the coding sequence ATGAGCGACAAAATGATTACCATCGGCGAGCTGGCCAAGCGTTCCGGCGTCGCCGCCAGCGCCTTGCGCTTCTATGAAGATGCGGGCTTGTTGCATAGCACCCGCACAACCGGGCGTCAGCGGCAATTCTCGCGCGATGTGCTGCGTCGAGTCGGATTCATCCGGGTGGCGCAGTCGATCGGCCTGCGTCTGGAAGAAATCCGGGCGGCCTTGTCGACACTGCCGGAGAATCGCACGCCGACCAAGCAGGATTGGGAGCGCTTGTCGCGCTCCTGGCGGCCGCTGCTGCAGCAACGCATCGATGCCCTCACCGCGCTGCGCGACCAGCTCAGTTCCTGCATCGGCTGCGGCTGCCTGTCGCTGCAGAAGTGTGCGTTATATAACCCAGAGGATATTGCCCAGACGCGCGGCAACGGTCCGCGTTACCTGCTGGGGAATAGCGCCGAGGAGCTGATGGCTGGCCGCTCCTTGAACGAGTCAGATTGA
- a CDS encoding ATP-binding protein: protein MLFWLLSGLAILGACFVLADYLIDRALLADIYDDQMNQIASAIPAHVNSEDLRQSGPGLKYDGDDSILQIWDQQGKLNYNSHPEIVLPQFSTPGFSVVQWQDGEWKIFIRKTDRNVIQVAQSLSGRRNIAVDHALRSLIPLLIFLLIMGLLIHWSVGTGLQSLTRLSQELAKRTPDKLGRLAAPDQPTEIKPLTQALDTLLERLGVALEGQKKFIADASHELRTPLATLQIQTQLVEQSLGSGCEARALADLKAGVKRTSHLVEQLLMVSRLESGGNHDPHAPLQLHEIAREVTIDLIPYANTRKINLGVEQLDAGAIMGSAHHVHILLRNLIDNAVRYTPIGGQVDVAIRTGQHEIVLEIEDSGPGIPPEERERVFDRFYRCLVPQATGSGLGLAIVKQVADLHLAEVRLGQGLRLAGLRASVSFKRAA from the coding sequence TTGCTGTTCTGGCTGCTCTCCGGGCTGGCGATCCTGGGCGCGTGTTTCGTCTTGGCGGACTACCTGATCGACCGCGCCCTGCTGGCCGATATCTACGATGACCAGATGAACCAGATCGCGTCCGCCATTCCGGCCCACGTCAACAGCGAAGATCTGCGACAGAGCGGGCCGGGCTTGAAGTACGACGGCGACGACAGCATTCTGCAGATCTGGGACCAGCAGGGAAAATTGAACTACAACTCCCATCCCGAGATCGTCCTGCCGCAATTTTCGACACCGGGGTTCAGCGTGGTGCAATGGCAGGACGGCGAATGGAAAATATTTATCCGCAAGACCGACCGCAACGTTATCCAGGTGGCGCAATCGCTGAGCGGCCGCCGCAACATTGCGGTCGATCATGCGCTGCGTTCACTGATCCCGTTGCTGATCTTCCTGCTGATCATGGGCTTGCTGATCCATTGGAGCGTTGGCACCGGCTTGCAATCGCTGACGCGTCTTTCGCAGGAACTGGCCAAGCGTACCCCCGACAAGCTGGGCCGCCTGGCCGCGCCAGACCAGCCTACCGAAATCAAGCCGCTAACACAGGCCCTGGACACCCTGCTGGAGCGCCTGGGCGTGGCGCTGGAAGGCCAGAAGAAATTCATTGCCGACGCCTCACATGAGTTGCGCACTCCTTTGGCGACTCTGCAGATCCAGACGCAGCTGGTCGAACAATCGCTCGGCAGCGGGTGCGAAGCAAGGGCGCTGGCCGATCTCAAGGCTGGCGTCAAACGCACCAGCCACCTGGTCGAACAATTGCTGATGGTGTCGCGCCTGGAGTCGGGCGGCAATCACGATCCGCACGCTCCGCTGCAATTGCACGAGATTGCGCGCGAGGTGACGATTGACCTGATCCCGTATGCCAACACACGCAAGATCAACCTCGGCGTTGAACAGTTGGACGCCGGCGCAATCATGGGATCGGCGCACCATGTGCACATTCTGCTGCGCAACCTGATCGACAACGCAGTGCGCTATACGCCCATCGGCGGTCAGGTTGATGTGGCCATTCGCACAGGGCAGCACGAGATCGTGCTGGAGATTGAAGATAGCGGCCCCGGCATTCCGCCTGAAGAACGGGAACGTGTATTCGATCGTTTCTATCGCTGCCTGGTGCCGCAAGCGACCGGCAGCGGCCTTGGCCTGGCGATCGTCAAACAAGTCGCCGACCTGCACCTGGCCGAGGTGCGCCTGGGTCAGGGGCTCCGGCTTGCCGGACTGCGGGCCAGCGTCAGTTTCAAGCGCGCCGCTTGA
- a CDS encoding metal/formaldehyde-sensitive transcriptional repressor gives MGHTIKDKQKLLNRVRRIRGQVDAIERALEEEKGCMDVLQQITGCRGAMNGLLAVVLEDHIRTHLVDVEHEAHDGHGDAREQLIDVVKSYFK, from the coding sequence ATGGGTCACACCATCAAAGACAAACAAAAACTCCTGAACCGGGTACGCCGCATCCGCGGTCAGGTCGATGCGATCGAACGCGCCCTGGAAGAAGAAAAGGGATGCATGGATGTGCTTCAGCAAATTACCGGTTGTCGCGGCGCGATGAACGGCTTGCTGGCAGTGGTGCTGGAAGACCACATACGCACGCATCTGGTCGATGTTGAACATGAGGCGCATGACGGGCATGGAGATGCCAGAGAGCAATTGATCGACGTTGTCAAAAGCTACTTCAAGTAG
- a CDS encoding nickel/cobalt efflux protein RcnA gives MTEFSTLLQQGASNAWLFIPSAILLGALHGLEPGHSKTMMAAFIVAIRGTMTQAIFLGLSATLSHTAVVWAVALIGLYFGRQWNAEASEPYFQLASAILIVGVALWMMWRTWRQQRFADHDHADHPHDETKRIDTGHGLVRLEIFEDGVPPRFQLFTDSKHGHIWPANQVRIETERADGSSQLFTFVRRDGYLESEQVIPEPHEFVARLRLGHEQHSHDYDLEYLEHDHHHHAIHDYDGLDVSAPGYQDPHELAHANDIRHRFANREVTTGQIIMFGLTGGLIPCPASITVLLLCLQLKKIALGATLVLCFSIGLALTMVMSGALAALSVKHVSKRWGGFGEFARKAPYFSGALILLVGGYVGYQGLHQLM, from the coding sequence ATGACTGAATTTTCCACTCTGTTGCAGCAGGGCGCTTCCAATGCGTGGCTGTTCATTCCCAGCGCCATTTTGCTCGGTGCGTTGCACGGCCTGGAGCCTGGACATTCCAAGACCATGATGGCAGCTTTCATTGTCGCCATCCGCGGCACCATGACGCAAGCGATTTTTCTGGGCCTGTCCGCCACGTTGTCGCATACCGCGGTGGTATGGGCAGTGGCGTTGATCGGTTTATATTTCGGCCGGCAATGGAATGCGGAAGCCAGCGAGCCGTATTTTCAACTAGCATCCGCGATATTGATCGTTGGTGTCGCACTGTGGATGATGTGGCGCACGTGGCGGCAGCAGCGCTTTGCAGATCATGATCATGCCGATCATCCGCATGACGAAACAAAGCGCATAGATACGGGTCATGGCCTGGTGCGACTTGAAATATTCGAGGACGGCGTGCCGCCTCGCTTCCAGCTATTCACCGATAGCAAGCACGGTCACATATGGCCGGCCAATCAGGTCAGGATAGAAACGGAGCGAGCAGACGGCAGCAGCCAGTTATTCACCTTCGTGCGGCGCGACGGCTATCTCGAATCGGAGCAGGTGATTCCCGAGCCGCACGAATTCGTTGCCCGCTTACGCCTGGGCCATGAGCAACACAGCCATGACTATGACCTGGAATATCTAGAGCACGATCACCATCATCACGCCATCCATGACTATGACGGACTGGATGTGTCGGCGCCGGGTTACCAGGATCCGCATGAACTGGCGCACGCCAACGATATTCGTCATCGCTTCGCCAACCGAGAAGTGACGACCGGGCAAATCATCATGTTTGGTTTGACTGGAGGGCTGATTCCTTGTCCAGCATCCATCACGGTGCTGCTGTTATGCCTGCAACTGAAGAAGATCGCACTCGGCGCCACACTCGTCTTGTGCTTCAGTATCGGCCTGGCGCTGACCATGGTGATGTCGGGCGCTTTGGCGGCCCTGAGTGTGAAGCACGTTTCCAAGCGCTGGGGCGGTTTCGGCGAATTTGCGCGGAAAGCCCCTTATTTTTCGGGTGCTCTGATCCTGTTGGTTGGCGGCTATGTCGGTTATCAAGGTTTGCATCAGTTGATGTAA
- a CDS encoding helix-turn-helix domain-containing protein, which produces MATSQVASQAPARSAGQASGNRYFNDFAAALRYWRGKRGYSQLRLSTESHISQRHISFLESGRSQPSKELILKLGTVLDIPLRQRNVMLLAAGFAPAYQERKLSDPELQSVKQALDFMLAQQAPYPALVVDRLWNLVMSNGPAAMMIRWLLDMPDSQPLPREGVNVLKLILDPAGIRKHLRNWQDVCADLLHWIQREAMSDGPGSEATLLLEELLAFPGIKAVSQTPNLDTRALPFLAMQIDKDGVELNLFTSIATMGTPHDVTVHELRIESFFPADEATAAWFKHRA; this is translated from the coding sequence ATGGCTACATCGCAAGTCGCGTCGCAAGCACCCGCCCGGAGTGCCGGGCAGGCGTCGGGCAACCGCTACTTCAACGACTTCGCCGCGGCCTTGCGCTACTGGCGCGGCAAGCGCGGTTATAGCCAACTGCGCTTGTCCACCGAAAGCCATATCTCGCAGCGTCATATCAGTTTCCTTGAAAGCGGGCGCTCACAACCAAGCAAGGAATTGATCCTCAAGCTTGGCACGGTGCTCGATATTCCGCTGCGCCAGCGCAATGTGATGCTGCTGGCCGCCGGTTTCGCCCCCGCCTACCAGGAGCGCAAATTGTCCGATCCCGAACTGCAGTCGGTCAAGCAGGCGCTGGATTTCATGCTGGCGCAGCAGGCACCTTATCCGGCACTGGTGGTGGATCGCCTGTGGAACCTGGTGATGAGCAATGGCCCGGCGGCGATGATGATCCGCTGGCTGCTCGACATGCCGGACAGCCAGCCGTTGCCGCGCGAGGGCGTCAACGTGCTCAAGCTGATCCTCGATCCGGCCGGCATCCGCAAGCACCTACGCAACTGGCAGGACGTCTGCGCCGACTTGTTGCACTGGATTCAGCGCGAGGCGATGAGCGACGGCCCCGGCAGCGAAGCTACTCTACTGCTGGAAGAGTTACTGGCCTTCCCCGGCATCAAGGCGGTCAGCCAGACGCCGAACCTCGATACCCGTGCATTGCCATTCCTGGCGATGCAGATCGACAAGGACGGCGTTGAGCTGAACCTGTTCACCTCGATTGCCACCATGGGCACGCCGCACGATGTCACCGTGCATGAGCTGCGCATCGAGTCTTTTTTTCCGGCCGATGAGGCCACTGCGGCCTGGTTCAAACACCGCGCATGA
- a CDS encoding DUF3455 domain-containing protein → MEKQLAGAAALISMSLFLTACSSTPRAATSAIPDNLVTPPTQALTVTAQASGVQIYQCAASAADAGKFAWRFIAPEADLFDNSGNKIGKHYAGPTWEALDGSKVVGAVLAQNPGPDANAIPWLLLGAQSHSGDGAFAGIQSAQRLNTVGGKALENGCNQDRLGQQVRIAYQAQYRFYSAK, encoded by the coding sequence ATGGAAAAGCAATTGGCAGGTGCGGCCGCACTAATCTCCATGTCATTGTTCCTGACAGCCTGCAGCAGCACGCCTCGCGCCGCGACGTCAGCCATTCCCGATAATCTCGTCACGCCGCCAACCCAGGCGCTGACGGTGACGGCGCAGGCTAGCGGCGTGCAGATTTATCAATGCGCGGCGAGCGCTGCCGATGCCGGAAAATTCGCATGGCGTTTCATCGCACCCGAAGCTGATCTGTTCGACAACAGTGGCAACAAGATCGGCAAACACTATGCCGGCCCGACCTGGGAAGCGCTCGACGGCAGCAAGGTGGTCGGCGCTGTGCTGGCGCAAAATCCCGGACCAGACGCCAACGCCATTCCGTGGCTGTTGTTGGGCGCGCAATCACATTCTGGCGATGGCGCGTTCGCCGGCATCCAGAGCGCGCAGCGTCTCAATACAGTCGGCGGCAAGGCTCTGGAAAATGGTTGCAACCAGGATCGTCTGGGTCAGCAGGTGCGTATCGCCTATCAGGCGCAATATCGTTTTTATTCAGCAAAATGA
- a CDS encoding GNAT family N-acetyltransferase, giving the protein MNTESNIELRAFVIADYEAAFALWSSIDGLYLSESDTKEAVAVFLDRNPGFSVVAIDERGNMVGAVLCGHNGRAASLYHLAVAESARGKGVGQRLVQFCIARLTAANVARCSVFVYTDNEVGNRFWLNNGWYDPDTWKVLQRRL; this is encoded by the coding sequence ATGAATACCGAATCAAATATTGAGTTACGCGCATTCGTCATCGCGGACTATGAGGCGGCTTTTGCATTGTGGTCGTCGATTGACGGACTCTACCTCAGCGAGTCTGATACGAAAGAAGCCGTCGCTGTTTTCCTGGATCGCAATCCCGGTTTCAGCGTGGTTGCCATCGATGAGCGCGGCAACATGGTCGGGGCGGTCTTGTGCGGGCACAACGGCCGCGCCGCTTCCCTGTATCACCTGGCTGTGGCCGAAAGTGCCCGCGGCAAAGGCGTAGGGCAACGGCTGGTGCAGTTTTGCATTGCAAGACTGACTGCAGCAAATGTCGCACGCTGCAGTGTCTTCGTCTATACAGACAATGAAGTCGGAAATCGCTTCTGGCTAAACAACGGCTGGTACGATCCAGACACCTGGAAGGTGTTGCAAAGACGTCTTTAA
- a CDS encoding MotA/TolQ/ExbB proton channel family protein, with protein sequence MNISHLLELANDSGGTLYLMLVLLLVALTVIIERARYLSNMQHGGEQIIAMLKREEGGLEHNAVLPPKLARLPHGRLFDVLQHEPANVDRAAFDGHLEEAIMHEVPTLDRSLWLLDTVVTLAPLLGLFGTIIGMFNAFHVLGDAQNGAAQVTGGIAEALIATASGLFIAMIGLAFFNALHTRVRIVLHQLETIKIMLLNRHERLKTRAAAGVSNVKSIAHPAARA encoded by the coding sequence ATGAACATTTCACACCTGCTTGAACTGGCTAACGATTCCGGCGGCACTCTCTACCTGATGCTGGTGCTGCTGCTGGTGGCGTTGACCGTCATCATCGAACGCGCCCGCTATCTGTCCAACATGCAGCACGGCGGCGAACAGATCATCGCCATGCTCAAGCGCGAAGAAGGAGGCCTTGAACATAATGCGGTCTTGCCGCCAAAGTTGGCGCGCCTGCCGCATGGCCGCCTGTTCGACGTACTGCAGCATGAGCCTGCCAACGTTGATCGCGCCGCCTTCGACGGCCATCTCGAAGAAGCCATCATGCATGAAGTGCCGACGCTTGACCGTTCGCTGTGGTTGCTGGATACCGTGGTGACACTGGCGCCGTTGCTTGGTTTGTTCGGCACCATCATCGGGATGTTCAACGCCTTTCACGTTCTGGGCGATGCCCAGAACGGCGCTGCGCAAGTCACTGGTGGTATCGCCGAAGCGTTGATCGCCACCGCCTCTGGCCTGTTCATCGCGATGATCGGCCTGGCCTTCTTCAATGCTTTGCACACCCGCGTGCGAATCGTGCTGCACCAGTTGGAAACCATCAAGATCATGCTGCTCAACCGCCACGAACGCCTGAAAACCCGCGCTGCGGCTGGCGTATCCAACGTCAAGTCGATTGCCCATCCAGCGGCGAGGGCTTGA
- a CDS encoding TonB-dependent receptor domain-containing protein, protein MTSDGYQTYNKQTRDAVSLKYQYAITDNTALTLFGSYIDLKSNTPNTKGATRAQIAQFGDDYLLSNNPKQANYWGYNFYHVTSDFEYAGLSSNLGGGWKLDDKVYTYAYHNQQNYNGSTITATSATDKLNAYRTYGNLLRLSQESSFGVFRTGLWAENADTNRYQIPSDPRTWIDATAPNFHERFKTTTLQPFVEYEFQVMPDLKITPGVKYSSYRQNLTQYADNGKTVGNLGGLPSIEHAVTYNTVLPSFDVHYMLRPNWSVYGQYVVGDEIPPTSVFDVKNANVTALPSSIKSKTFQIGSVWKSDRFTFDIDAYHIKFDNAYSSFTDNAGNTTYFANGSSTTQGIEAEGNVVLGSGFSLYANATYGTAKYASGQWVASAPSDTETLGLNYNQGGWDIGWLNKRVGTMYNDNGSVHQAVKIAPFTISNLFVNYTIKHPVQMVKQAKVQFGVNNLFDKHSIVGVNPASTTTSAPAPGDVLTLLPARSLSLTVSLDF, encoded by the coding sequence ATGACGTCGGACGGCTATCAAACCTACAACAAGCAAACGCGCGATGCCGTTTCGCTCAAGTACCAATATGCGATTACCGACAACACCGCGCTGACCCTGTTCGGCTCATACATCGACCTCAAGTCCAACACGCCGAACACCAAGGGTGCGACGCGCGCGCAAATTGCGCAGTTTGGAGACGACTACCTGCTGAGCAATAATCCGAAGCAAGCCAATTACTGGGGCTACAACTTCTATCATGTGACGTCGGATTTCGAATACGCCGGTCTCAGTTCGAACCTGGGCGGCGGCTGGAAACTGGATGACAAGGTCTATACCTACGCTTATCATAACCAACAGAATTACAACGGCAGCACCATCACCGCCACCAGCGCTACCGACAAGCTCAACGCCTACCGCACCTACGGCAACCTGCTGCGCCTGAGCCAGGAATCCAGCTTCGGTGTGTTCCGCACCGGCCTGTGGGCGGAAAACGCCGACACTAACCGCTACCAGATTCCATCCGATCCGCGCACCTGGATCGATGCGACGGCGCCGAACTTCCACGAGCGCTTCAAGACCACCACCCTGCAGCCATTCGTCGAATATGAATTCCAGGTCATGCCGGATCTGAAAATCACGCCGGGCGTCAAGTATTCGTCTTATCGCCAGAATCTGACGCAATATGCCGACAACGGCAAGACCGTCGGCAACCTCGGCGGCTTGCCTAGCATCGAGCACGCGGTGACCTACAACACGGTGCTGCCTTCGTTCGATGTGCATTACATGCTGCGTCCTAACTGGTCGGTCTATGGCCAGTATGTCGTCGGCGATGAAATCCCGCCGACCAGCGTGTTCGATGTCAAGAACGCCAACGTCACCGCACTGCCGTCGTCGATCAAGAGCAAGACTTTCCAGATCGGATCGGTCTGGAAATCGGACCGCTTCACGTTTGATATCGACGCCTACCATATCAAGTTCGACAATGCGTACTCGTCCTTCACCGACAACGCTGGCAACACCACTTACTTCGCCAACGGCAGCTCCACCACCCAAGGTATCGAAGCCGAAGGCAATGTGGTTCTGGGCAGCGGTTTCAGCCTATACGCCAACGCCACTTACGGCACGGCGAAATACGCTAGCGGCCAGTGGGTTGCCAGTGCGCCAAGCGATACCGAAACCCTGGGCCTGAACTACAACCAGGGCGGTTGGGATATCGGCTGGCTCAACAAGCGTGTCGGCACCATGTACAACGACAATGGCAGCGTGCATCAGGCGGTCAAGATCGCGCCGTTCACCATTTCCAACCTGTTCGTCAACTACACCATCAAGCATCCGGTACAGATGGTCAAGCAGGCCAAGGTCCAGTTCGGCGTCAACAATCTGTTCGACAAACACAGCATCGTCGGCGTTAATCCAGCCAGCACCACCACCTCGGCGCCGGCGCCGGGCGACGTGTTGACGCTGTTGCCGGCACGCAGCCTGTCGCTGACAGTGAGCCTGGATTTCTAA
- a CDS encoding response regulator transcription factor, translating to MRLLLIEDDYMLGNSIRKGFYPYGFIVDWTQDGIAAEAALAAESYSAVLLDLGLPRKSGLEVLKKMRSDSNSTPVIVLSASDRVLNRIEGLDAGADDYLSKPFDLDELAARVRALLRRSGGRTSPVLTHGEIQFDPAGNTVTYKGKGVALSSRELMVLAALIEKPGAVLSRAQLVDKVYGWNDEVESNTIEVHVHALRKKLAPGVIRNIRGLGYMLADSESPCVN from the coding sequence ATGCGCTTACTGCTGATTGAAGACGACTACATGCTGGGCAACAGCATCCGCAAGGGTTTCTACCCCTACGGCTTCATCGTCGACTGGACTCAGGACGGAATTGCGGCGGAGGCGGCGCTGGCGGCGGAATCATATTCGGCGGTGCTGCTGGACCTGGGATTGCCACGCAAGTCGGGATTGGAAGTCCTGAAGAAAATGCGCTCCGACAGCAACAGCACACCGGTGATCGTGTTGTCGGCCAGCGATCGCGTGCTGAACCGGATCGAAGGACTCGACGCCGGCGCCGATGACTATCTCAGCAAACCATTCGACCTGGATGAACTGGCGGCGCGGGTGCGCGCGTTGCTACGCCGTAGCGGCGGCCGCACCAGCCCGGTGTTGACGCACGGTGAAATTCAGTTTGACCCAGCCGGCAATACAGTTACCTACAAGGGCAAAGGCGTTGCATTGAGCAGCCGCGAACTGATGGTGCTGGCAGCGTTGATCGAGAAACCAGGCGCAGTGTTGTCGCGCGCACAATTGGTCGATAAAGTCTACGGCTGGAACGACGAAGTGGAGAGCAACACTATCGAGGTGCACGTCCACGCGTTGCGCAAAAAACTGGCGCCTGGCGTGATCCGCAACATCCGCGGCCTGGGTTACATGCTGGCTGACAGCGAAAGCCCGTGTGTCAATTAG
- a CDS encoding ExbD/TolR family protein gives MRYLETKKARIEIIPMIDIMLFLLVFFAMLTLRMIPTSGHLTKLPTSSTAVSIPAPKLLVEIQQDGTLLVEGQQLTPAQLTDKLRAQDNSKTAVTIAGNQTASLQQVMAAIDAIKKGGVTELGLATRNGDSK, from the coding sequence ATGCGCTACCTGGAAACCAAAAAAGCCCGCATCGAAATCATTCCGATGATCGACATCATGCTGTTCCTGCTCGTCTTCTTTGCGATGCTGACGTTGCGCATGATTCCCACCTCCGGTCACCTTACCAAACTGCCGACCAGCTCCACGGCGGTCAGCATCCCGGCACCAAAACTGTTGGTCGAGATCCAGCAAGACGGCACGCTGCTGGTTGAAGGTCAGCAATTGACGCCGGCACAGTTGACCGACAAGCTGCGCGCGCAGGACAACAGCAAGACCGCAGTGACTATCGCCGGCAACCAGACCGCTTCGTTGCAGCAGGTGATGGCCGCCATCGATGCGATCAAGAAAGGCGGTGTCACTGAACTTGGTCTCGCCACTCGCAACGGCGACAGCAAGTAA
- a CDS encoding questin oxidase family protein codes for MKQRLQQATLHRLLDANARFALGGNGTTNHCPMALCALAAMGAPPERLQDFFDMWESRYALAAPAATKVVERETWQAGVGNPTSFVALRDCFEEWIWCSGADAVLAQTLQHMPFAPASGAFHALIRLSYGLEAQHVGEIAAGLAALASGNLHIDTGSQPRTPAVSVRAGFDSLSRAVHGVQFDGGMITSRLRAAAAEPRFQAALPAAPAQPQLLDQMAQAAIALYWQTNNFTALHIVTGLHAARRVFEHLPSVLVSQLMPELWAAVCAAYVSIGAPALAPAAALLIEEDVLPDSADTWQDLFTTAIASDDDHVIKLVYTCYSENLRAPSPLYLAAAARRAGRVLQMH; via the coding sequence ATGAAGCAACGATTACAACAGGCGACGCTGCACCGGCTGCTCGATGCCAACGCACGCTTTGCACTCGGCGGCAACGGCACCACTAATCACTGTCCGATGGCGCTCTGCGCGCTGGCGGCAATGGGCGCTCCGCCGGAACGACTGCAGGATTTCTTTGACATGTGGGAAAGCCGCTACGCCCTTGCCGCACCTGCGGCAACCAAAGTCGTCGAGCGCGAAACATGGCAGGCCGGCGTCGGCAATCCGACCTCATTTGTCGCCCTGCGCGATTGCTTCGAAGAGTGGATCTGGTGCAGCGGCGCCGATGCTGTGCTGGCGCAGACGCTTCAGCACATGCCCTTCGCACCGGCCAGCGGTGCCTTTCACGCGTTGATCCGCCTCAGCTACGGCCTGGAAGCACAGCATGTCGGGGAAATCGCCGCCGGACTGGCAGCGCTGGCCAGCGGCAACCTGCATATCGACACAGGTTCACAGCCGCGCACACCTGCGGTTTCAGTACGTGCCGGTTTTGACAGCTTGTCGCGCGCAGTGCACGGCGTGCAATTCGACGGTGGCATGATTACTTCGCGCCTGCGCGCGGCGGCGGCCGAACCGCGCTTCCAGGCGGCATTGCCGGCGGCGCCAGCGCAGCCACAGCTGCTGGACCAGATGGCGCAGGCAGCCATCGCCTTGTACTGGCAAACCAATAATTTCACCGCCCTGCATATTGTCACCGGTCTGCATGCGGCGCGGCGTGTGTTCGAACATCTACCGTCGGTGCTGGTATCGCAGTTGATGCCGGAACTGTGGGCTGCAGTATGCGCCGCCTATGTGTCGATCGGCGCGCCGGCATTGGCGCCGGCTGCTGCGCTACTGATAGAGGAAGATGTGTTGCCGGACAGCGCCGATACCTGGCAAGACCTGTTCACCACTGCCATCGCCTCCGATGATGATCATGTGATCAAGCTGGTCTACACCTGCTATAGCGAAAACCTGCGGGCGCCATCGCCGCTGTATCTGGCCGCAGCAGCGCGACGTGCAGGGCGCGTGTTACAGATGCATTGA
- a CDS encoding nuclear transport factor 2 family protein, which yields MTSTNTAKNIAEQAAAIATRYLAAWDELDASRRRARIVEVFTPDAVYLDPMARSAGHDGLDAMIGAVQQQFAGLRFRLHGKQDGHNNVVRFSWTLGAEGAEPVAHGTDVVVVADDGRISSVTGFLDALALPA from the coding sequence ATGACCAGCACCAATACTGCAAAGAATATCGCCGAACAAGCTGCCGCCATCGCCACCCGTTATCTCGCCGCCTGGGACGAACTGGATGCGAGCCGCCGCCGTGCCCGTATTGTCGAAGTGTTCACGCCGGATGCTGTCTATCTCGACCCGATGGCGCGTAGTGCAGGCCACGATGGCCTGGATGCGATGATCGGCGCGGTCCAGCAGCAGTTTGCGGGACTGCGTTTTCGCCTCCATGGCAAGCAAGACGGCCATAACAATGTCGTGCGCTTTTCCTGGACGCTTGGCGCGGAGGGAGCAGAGCCGGTCGCCCATGGCACCGATGTCGTGGTGGTTGCCGACGATGGCCGCATCAGCAGCGTTACCGGCTTCCTCGATGCGCTGGCGTTGCCTGCCTGA
- a CDS encoding TonB-dependent receptor plug domain-containing protein: MKRPSLKPGTQQILHALAVMCMAAPMIASAQQATDLGAVSASGGSGATDNSSAPVTATKTAPVQGSLTARSAQSIVSDQFIRDLTSPVADFSQVLQMTPGMYSYSPNGVGLGDTKTYFRGFSDGDYTVSFDGIPFQDTNSPSHHTWAFFPSQFLGGAVVDRSPARPPPSAQPTLAARSTCCRATWSRSSASVPLTHTVLSIPRSTALNSKAGSSAPTVLPTCCSMRTR; this comes from the coding sequence ATGAAGCGCCCCAGTTTGAAGCCAGGTACCCAGCAAATCTTGCACGCATTAGCCGTCATGTGCATGGCAGCACCAATGATCGCCAGTGCGCAGCAAGCCACGGACCTGGGCGCGGTCAGTGCCAGCGGCGGCTCCGGCGCCACCGATAATTCCAGTGCGCCGGTTACTGCTACCAAGACTGCGCCGGTGCAAGGCTCTCTGACTGCGCGTTCGGCGCAATCGATAGTGAGCGATCAGTTCATTCGTGACCTGACCTCGCCGGTCGCCGATTTCAGTCAGGTGCTGCAGATGACGCCGGGCATGTACAGCTACAGCCCGAACGGCGTCGGCCTGGGCGATACAAAAACCTACTTCCGCGGTTTCTCCGACGGCGACTATACCGTGAGCTTCGATGGCATCCCGTTCCAGGACACCAACAGCCCGTCGCATCACACCTGGGCTTTCTTCCCTAGCCAGTTCCTCGGTGGCGCAGTAGTTGATCGCAGTCCGGCTCGGCCGCCACCATCGGCCCAGCCAACTTTGGCGGCTCGGTCAACCTGTTGTCGCGCAACCTGGAGCCGGAGCAGCGCTTCAGTGCCTTTGACTCATACGGTTCTTTCAATACCAAGATCTACGGCGCTGAATTCGAAAGCGGGCAGTTCGGCGCCGACGGTGCTTCCAACCTGCTGCTCAATGCGCACCAGATGA